Genomic segment of Drosophila biarmipes strain raj3 chromosome 2L, RU_DBia_V1.1, whole genome shotgun sequence:
ttgtggtggtggtgctggagcTGGGGCCGTTGGTGGTTGCGGATTGTTGTTGGCATTGGCTTCAGTTGGCGCTggtggttgctgctgttgaATTTCCTCGGCATTTGCAGGGGCATTGGCATTGACATTGGCATTAGCATTGGCGACGGCTGCATTTtgattgctgttgttgccactgttgttattgttgttgcttggCTGGCCAATGGGCGCATAAATGTTCTCGTAGTGCGGATGATTTGGCTGAGGAGCTTGAGCCGGCGCAGCTGGAGCAGCAACGGCTGCAGCCCCTCCAACTGGTGCCAGATTGCCGTAGATGGCACCACCAATGGCGCCCTCCATCGTGCCCTCCGCCTGGCTATTCTCATCATCCAGCAGTGCGATGGCCAGCGAAGCAGCTTGGCTGGAATTAAGAAAAGCAAAACATTACGATTTGCTGTGGGTACTAAGTTTTCAAATTACTTACCGGGCCAATGCACCCTGCTCTTCCATTCACATGGGCTTATCGATCATACACACGCCCGCATAGCTGCGTCCAATGGTCATCAAGGCAGGCAATATCCTCCAGCTGTCCGAGTCTGGGCAGTAGACCTCCACGGAAGCGAGGTTCGAGGTGCCATCATCGCCACCGACCACATACAGAAGGCCGTCGTGAGCCACCACTCCAGCATTTCGGCGGCAGTAGGACATATCGGCCACCGATCGCCAAGAGTTCGTTTCACAATCGTAGGCTTCGACTGATCTTCTGACCAGGGGACCGTCATGTCCACCCACGGCATACAATATATTGTTGAGCACTCCCACTCCGGCACCACTCCTTCGCGAATTCATCTCTGACACAGCTACCCAGGTGTCCGTATCCGGATTATAGCGCTCCACTGATGATAAGCACTGACGGGTGAAGCCATCATAGCCGCCGACGGCATAAAGAAGTCCATGGACCACGCCTACGCCCACAGAACTGCGGCGCGTCGACATGGAGGCGATAAACCGCCAAATGTCAGTCTTGGGATCATACATCTCGGCACTCGACAAACCCGTTGTGCCATCAAAACCTCCCACTGCGTAAATGCATCCATTAAGGACAGCTACTCCTAGGGTAGATCGCCTGGCCTCCATGTTGCTGCAGTTGGCCCACTGGTCCGTGGCGGGATCATAGACATCCACAGTTCGGACGCGCAACGAACCATTGAAGCCTCCGACGGCATAGACCTTGTCACCCAGGACACTTAGGCCGGAGCGGCATCTTCGGTTGGGCATTTCGGCAGCCTGGTACCACTTCTCCTCTCGCAGATCATACCACTCTACAGAGCGTATTGCCTTGGGTGCTTGTCCGCCGATAACGAGTAGAATTTTTGGCATTCCCACCGGCTTCCTGGGCACCGTCCTGGCGGACTTTGTTTCAGTGGGCAGTAGGTGGTAGGTCAACGCCTCAATAATGAGATTCTTGCATACGATGTTGCCCTCGAGGAGGATCTCCTTGTCCACGCGCTGTGTGATGTACTCCTTGGAAAGGAACGGCAAACGCACATGCTCCATCAGCACCGAGGTGAACTGCTCCCGCATCGGGACATCGTAGCGCAGCCAGGCGATGACGCATTCGTAGACCCGCTCCTCATTTGGAACCGAAATCCGGTCGTTGCCTATCAGGCTGATGACCTGCTCGTGCGAGAGGTTCAGAAACTCATCGAACTGGATCACCTCGCTGTAAGTAAACCAAAGCCAATCAGTTAGTACTGGCCCACAAGTAATGAGCGGAGTGGAGTAAGCCTAAATTCAATTATCGTCAGCAAACCGGTTCAATAATTGCACATTTGCTTTCGCATTTGAGTCACtctataattaaattaatgttgGGCTATTGGTAGTATTGGGTATTGACTTAACTTTGGctttatcttttttattattatttttataaatagcaCTTAAAACGTGATCTTATAACAGACCACAGAATTGcctcaatatatatatatatgtgctcTGTAGACAACAATACGTGATCGTACGTTTGAATGACTGACAAAAAACGTTGAACTTTaagtatttcattttaatatgggcaatgcaaaataatataagcaaaaataattattgtcTGAGCAAAGAGCACTTAATTTTGATACCATATTATTACCCTTATAATCTTTAAGTCATTTAATCAACTAAAATATCTATTTGATAACCGATGAATAATTAATCTATTAAACCTTATTATCTACTGGATGTTTATGGTTATTTCTTCAACGCAAGCCATTATTTCTCAATCCATATAAGTACTGGTTATGCCAATAATAAATTGAAAGTTAATTTTCCAGAAAACGAATTGctgataaaaagaaaaacaagcgAACTTAATAAATTGGATTTCCTAACAAATTCACTTGAATAGCAAATCGGTTTCAATCTGTTAACAAGCAAATAGAAACAATTTCATATTTGTGTACCCACTGCGTCATCGTAATCTGTTGCCACTTACTTAAAGTGCTGCTCGATGTAAGTCTCCGCGTAATTGAGGAGCTCCACGCAGGCATGAAGATCGGCGAATTCGCGGATGCCCAAGCAATTGCTGGCATCCAACTGCGTTTGCAGGAAGTCGCAGCAGGCATCGCGCACATCCGTAAGCTGGAGCAGATTGGCGGCCGTTAGGAGGACCTGCACATTATCCTCGTTCACCTCCACGGTGGCAGTGTAAACGTAATCGATGAGCAACTCCAAGGCCCTGGCATCGACGCTTTGCAGGGTGATCCTCGCCTGGCGCGACTCCTCGAAGCTGGTAAACATCGCATAAAAGTACGGACTGCAGGAGGCCAAGACCATGCGATGGGCGTGGATCTCCACATCGTCGGCCACTAATATCACATCACAGAGCTGTTTTTGTCTGAAAAAGAAGAAGTATTATTTTACAATGTTTGACTTTAGTTTATTAGAGAGTAATTTCCTTGAAGTTAACGATGGGCATTAACAATTACAACTTTTGAATCGCTCGATCACAAACAAAACTAAATTCCATTCGCTTATGTACCCCTTAAATTCCCCTAATAGGCAGTATTGATTGccaaataaacatttcaaaagtGTGCCAAATATTTTCAAGGCTAAAGATGTTTGTAAATTGAAGTGCTTAATTTTTTTCGCGGAAGAATGTTTTGCTTTGTAAATATAAACTCGggtaattatttttctttgtttgctCAGTTTCGCGCGGTAAAATTTGATGACtgctgaaaatattaaaaccttTTGTCCGCGAAATCTGAAAAGATTGTTTGCGGGTGttgtttttagaattttacGACAAACACTAAGTAGTCTTCCTAGAACCTATAAATAGATGTATCTCATTTCCCAAAATCGTTGTTTAAATACAATCCCAAACATGTATCCAGCTTACAACGCTTCGTTTACTTTTTGCGTTACACCACATTCACTTTTGACGCCGATTTCGATTGGGTTGAAAAAACTCGTTTTATGTAAGCTGCCAATAAAGTTTCCACGCCGCCAGTAGTTTTCCAGACAGCCAAAAGCGGCGACGCGGAAGCGGAATCGAAATAAGACTCGAAACCGAAATATCTCTGGCCCCGCCAAGTTCAAGGTCGTGGCCCAATGCGAAACCCGAAGGCGTAAACTCATCATAATAAAAACTAGACAATAATTAATGCGAATGCCCCCACGACAAGAGCGTCGGCAAATATAGTGTGCAAACACAAATATTAGCAGCGGGCAGATAAACAAAGCGAACTGCGCAAATATGTGAGTGACGATCGTCCGACATTTCAGCGATTATATTTTCGCATCTTGGCCCAAATCTGAGATCTCGAGGGGCAGACGGCCCACCTGTCCCGTCCAACATAGGGATTTAATTATGCCTCCTTTGTTCGGGAACAAAGGGAGGTGGTTTAAATATAGAACCTAGCcatataatacattttgttcAACCGAAAGTAGGTATACTTTGAGGTAGGTCAAAAAGTCAGTGTTCGCGTATTTATACTCAAATAGCTGAGATATGGAAATTAGTTTCGATAGCATCGGACAATACTTTTTTGACGAAGCTAAATGAAGTAGTTAtcgtttttaacttttttaaaactcaaataaatgctttaagcaatgaaaaacaaatccGACCACTGATAAGCTAAATTTCTGTTAAAGGCTAGCTCTGATTTGGCTTAACACTAAGTGtctattatattatatcattCACCAGTTTATGCAAAACCAATGCTGACGAGTAAAGCAAAACAGAATGGCTTGTACcggtttttgacaaaaatgtGGGCGAATGTTGCTTTTAAAGGATTTAGCGATGTGAAATGAAGTGCAATTTTTGAGATGTATTGGAAGGTATTTGAATTGTAGATAAGGTAAGAACCCAGGTATCTAAAGTGAGCTACAACTACTTCCTATCTATCCCTACTCACGTTTTAGGGTCTATGGTCTTATCTGTACCCAGAACAGATGGCTGACGCCAGCTGGAGTAACTCCCCACTTATACACCTTTTTATAACTTCGACTTAACGACCCTGTCGCAGGTAGCATGCTAATGGGATAGGAAGTCAGGGGATAGAATCGAGGTGGATCCTGAGGCAGGATCTAGGGTTATCCTTACTTTCTCATCTCGTTCATGGCGTCGAAGGACCGCGCCGTGTGCTGATCGTTGCTGTACTGGCCCACCGTGCCGCGCTCCTTGCCGTTGGGCCGCTGGACATGCTTCTGGGAGCTCTCGTCCAGCGAGTTCTGGCTGGCGTACCGCAGGAGGCAGCTGCCCCGCTCCAGTCCGCTTCCCTCGGCGGCGGGGttctggtggtgctgctgctgctgttgctgctgcagcaggcgCTGTCGCTGTTGCAtcgctgccacgcccacagcaGCCCCTAGTCCGGGCGGGGGCGCCACAAACTCCGGCCCCGCTCCCCCCTCATTCTGGGCCTGTGGCTGCTGTGCGTTCTGGCcctgctgtggctgctgctgctggttgttgttgccattGCTTAGGTTGCTCATAATACCGATCGTGTATTTGGTTAGCAGCGCACTCAGAGCTATCATCCGAAATCGGATCGCGAATCGGAGGTGCTGTGCTCGGCCAGAAAAAACAAACGTAGTGGTGAAAAATTGTACACCGACTTTTTTGACGCGACCAGAGCAGTGTGACCGGTCGTCGGCTGGCCGCAATTAACCCCTAAACAGTGCAGCTGGACGTAATATACTAGGTATTCATCTGGTATATTTCCGGTGGCGCAGTCCCC
This window contains:
- the LOC108033698 gene encoding ring canal kelch protein, which codes for MIALSALLTKYTIGIMSNLSNGNNNQQQQPQQGQNAQQPQAQNEGGAGPEFVAPPPGLGAAVGVAAMQQRQRLLQQQQQQQHHQNPAAEGSGLERGSCLLRYASQNSLDESSQKHVQRPNGKERGTVGQYSNDQHTARSFDAMNEMRKQKQLCDVILVADDVEIHAHRMVLASCSPYFYAMFTSFEESRQARITLQSVDARALELLIDYVYTATVEVNEDNVQVLLTAANLLQLTDVRDACCDFLQTQLDASNCLGIREFADLHACVELLNYAETYIEQHFNEVIQFDEFLNLSHEQVISLIGNDRISVPNEERVYECVIAWLRYDVPMREQFTSVLMEHVRLPFLSKEYITQRVDKEILLEGNIVCKNLIIEALTYHLLPTETKSARTVPRKPVGMPKILLVIGGQAPKAIRSVEWYDLREEKWYQAAEMPNRRCRSGLSVLGDKVYAVGGFNGSLRVRTVDVYDPATDQWANCSNMEARRSTLGVAVLNGCIYAVGGFDGTTGLSSAEMYDPKTDIWRFIASMSTRRSSVGVGVVHGLLYAVGGYDGFTRQCLSSVERYNPDTDTWVAVSEMNSRRSGAGVGVLNNILYAVGGHDGPLVRRSVEAYDCETNSWRSVADMSYCRRNAGVVAHDGLLYVVGGDDGTSNLASVEVYCPDSDSWRILPALMTIGRSYAGVCMIDKPMUMEEQGALARQAASLAIALLDDENSQAEGTMEGAIGGAIYGNLAPVGGAAAVAAPAAPAQAPQPNHPHYENIYAPIGQPSNNNNNSGNNSNQNAAVANANANVNANAPANAEEIQQQQPPAPTEANANNNPQPPTAPAPAPPPQQQQQSQPQQQQQPQRILPMNNYRNDLYDRSASGGILGSSSSAAYDVPRAVRSGLGYRRNFRIDMQNGNRCGSGLRCSPLYTNSRSNCQRQRSFDDTESTDGYNLPYAGAGTMRYENIYEQIRDEPLYRTSAANRVPLYTRLDVLGHGIGRIERHLSSSCGNIDHYNLGGHYAVLGHSHFGTVGHIRLNANGSGGAAAGGAGSGTCNVPNCQGYMTAAGSAVPVEYANVKVPVKNSASSFFSCLHGENSQSMTNIYKTSGAAAAAMAAHNSPLTPNVSMERAARSASAGAATAVEDHSPSDNIPSSSNSITNRTTGAIPKVKAASKAPKETGGSSTAASPILDKNTSTGLGKSGTLAKKTSSAAARSSASADANGNGTLNRISKSSLQWLLVNKWLPLWIGQGPDCKVIDFNFMFSRDCVSCDTASVATQMSNPYGTPRLSGLPQDMVRFQSSCAGACAAAGSASTVRRDTNASARPLHSTLSRLRNGAEKRNPNRLAGNYQYEDPSYENVHVQWQNGFEFGRSRDYDPNPTYNQQRPMLQRARSESPTFSNQQRRLQRLSAQAQQQAQPAMPSGSPDPYKNYKLNADNNSFKPKPTAAEELEGAVGGAIAEVATPEVDIEIVDPVNCSDNETETTSSQNNPSGTTNEHND